DNA sequence from the Prolixibacter sp. SD074 genome:
GTTTATGAAATTTGTTTTTGTAACAACACAACAGCTTGTACCGAAATGCTCTCTTCCCTCCCCTCCGGACCAAGTCCTTCAGTAGTTGTGGCTTTTACCGCCACCCTTTCTTCATCGATTACCAATACCTCTGCAATCTTTTGTTCCATCATCGTGATGAAAGGCATCAGCTTCGGCTTCTGAGCAGCAATGGTTGAATCGATATTGACAATTTGATAGCCCTTTTCCCTGACCAGCCGGTATGCTTCCGCCATTAGCATTTTGCTGTCAGCATTTTTAAATTCTTCCGATGTATCGGGAAAATGAAAACCAATATCACGCAGACGGGCGGCTCCTAACATGGCGTCACTAATGGCATGTAACAAAACATCACCATCGGAATGCGCCACGATCCCTTTGTAATGAGGAATCCGAACTCCGCCAAGCCATAACTCCTCACCTTCGGCTAGCCGATGAACATCGTAGCCCAGTCCCACACGATAAGCCATAAACTAACGCCGATTTTTTTGAAATGCATCCAAATCAAATGACAATGTGAAACGTAGCGTATTTTGCAACGGATTGTTTCGTTCAACCGGAAGAAGATAAGAAAAATCCAGAGCAAACACATTCATTTTCAAACCAGCACCAGCTGTAAAATATTTTCGGTTGCCCTTATTTTGATTCTCATAAAAATATCCGGCACGCAAAGCGAACTGCTTATTATACCAATACTCTACTCCAAGTGACACCATCACTTCCTGCAACTCTTCCTTAAATCCACCTGGCGCATCACCAAATGAAGAGAAAACAGCGCTAATAACAGATTTATCTGAACCATATCCCGGAGTTACAACAATAGTTCCGTTACCTGAACCGGTTGCAGAAATGGTATCAGCTGGAGTCGGCACCAGCAATTTATTGACATCCGCCGTCAGCGTCAACGAATTATATTCATCCAAATCCATGGAGAATGCCGTTCCCAAACGAAGATTGGCCGGAAGAAACTCTTTCGTTTCTCCCTGGTCATATGAAATTTTCGAACCAACATTGGAAATATCAATACCAGCCGAAATCTCCCGACGTTGCCGACTGTCTTTCCAAGCCGAGTGATAATAGAATGAAACATCGGTTGCAAAGGCGTTACCAGGCGAATAGGTTTCATCGCCCACTCCACCGGAAAGGTCGGAACGGATATACCTCAGCACAACAGCACCGGACCAATTATCCGAAAGTTTCCTTGAATAACCCGCATCGAAAGCAAATTCATTCGGATTCTGACTCCCCATCGGTTGTCCTTGCACATCGGTAAGCTGAATGCTACCCAGAGAGAAATACCGTAATGATGCACTTACTGTTTGGAGGTTGTCGAGACGATAGTAACCGGCCACATAAGCCAGGTTAATGTCGTCGGCCAAATCCCGAAGCCATGGGGTATAGGAAACTCCGATCCCGAATGAGCTTTCCATGAATGCATATTGCGATGCATTCCAGTGTTGGGCATTTACATCCGGAGATGTAGCCACACCGGCATCCCCCATCGCTCCATGTCTTGAATCGGGTGCAATGGTCAGGAAAGGTACAGCCGTCGTAATCGGATTTGCCTTCACATCCTGGCCGGTAATAGTTTCCTGCGCAAATACTTTCGCTGTTTGCAGCAACGGGGCAATGACAATTAGGCTAACAAGCAGTTTTCTCATAGATCATGGTAAAGTAAAATCATTAATGTCCACAAAAATAAGCTTTTGTTTTCAAAATGCATTCCTATACTGGAACGCTTTTCATAATAAAAAATTATCTTCAGACGTATGTTTCTAATACAATATCAACATTTGTCCGCTTCCTGAAGCCGAAAAACCCTCGCTTGAAGTGGCAGTGATCCGATAAACATAAATTCCCTTTGGCAAATAAATACCGCGTGAGGCAGGATTCCAGGTAACCGGATTACTCGACAATCCATCGGATAGAACCGATTTATCCATTCGGTCGGCCAGACGTCCCTGCAAATCGTAAATGGAAATGGTAACATCAAATAGTTCACCATATTGGTTATGTTCAAAAACAAAATGCGTTTCGTCCGTAACCGGGTTCGGATAATTATAGACACGGCTTATCTTTAACCCCGTATTTACGTTGAATACCACCTCTTTCTCCGAAGAATTATTCAATACATCCCAAGCCTTTATCTTCAGGGTATGAATACCGTCGGACAAATTATTAAACTGGTAATTTACGGTTCCGCTGTTATAAGAATTCAGATCGGCCTGAAACAAGTCGTTGAATACAATTAAGTTTTGCTCATTGCCATCAAGCGTCGCGGTCAAATCATGCCCAATACCCGTTCCGGAAGTGTTAACGCCGGTTTCATCAGCCAGGGAAAGCAATAGCAGCGGGTTTTTCCCGGTTTCATCGCCCGAACGGAACTTTTCATTATCCAAATAAATCTGAATATCTGGTCCGGTTACATCGTTTGTTGAGCCGGAAGAGGCTCCGCCAATATCAAATTGATTATAATAGCCCTGCCCATCAACCTTTCCATCCGTTGCATAATAGCGTATCGTCCCTTTATCCACACGGTAATTAATGTCCTTTGGCACAACAAACGAAAAGGAAAATACACCATTTGTAACCGACACTTTCCCTTTGTACAGTACATTATTCTGAACAACATAATCGAAAGGTGCCTGCCCGGCATTTCCCAGCGTCTGCTCTGTCGTTTGCTTATCATAAACTATCGGATAAAGATCGCCGTTAAAGTTTGTCAATTTGTCTGCTTTGATGTCCTGCACCTGTCCGCTTACCTTAATAACATCCAACGCATGAATCGTATCGCGCAATGTATCAGCCTGCTGTCCATTAATTTTCAACGTAGCCACATGATATTGCGGATAGGTAAGGCGCAATGCCGGATCGCCCAGTAAAGCAAATTTTCGCGAATTAATAGTCCCGCCATTATCAATCTTCGATAACCGGATAACATCGCCCATTCTCAGGTTTTCTCCATTCTGGTCCTGCTCAAATACATGGTTGAAAAAACTTTTATTAATCTGGTAATTGGCAGAAGAATAAACCAACCGGGTTGTCGAGAAAAGCGCTACCCCACCACCATTGGGATTAAAGAGAACGTGTTCACCAGCCGATTGTTTATTGGTATAATCCCACCGGCTGAATTCGCAGGTAGCTGTAACGAACACCGGAAGTTTATCATAATTGGTCCAGGCGTCAATATCGGGCTTCATCAACACTTTTTCATGAGCCAGGCCCTCCTCATTCGCATGACCGGTATAATTCATGATCAAAACCCCCCGCTTGATACGGTCGTTAATGGCAGTAGTCACTTCCGGGTATCGCTCGTCGGGCGTTGTTTCCTGCGGATAGGCATCAAAATAAATCTTATCGGTGTAAAATGACGGGTAATTCGAGTTCACCTGATCAGCCAACCGTTCGGCATCACGCATATGCAAATTCCCATCTTCGTCATCGGCAATAAAGCACAACACATTTCGCCATTCCCCCAAACTAGCTCCCGAAGCATAATGGATAATCTTTTCAACGGCTGATGCTGCTTCAGCCTGTGATAAACAAGGAATTCTTCCTACCCCAACATCTACAGCTCCATTGTACTCTCCCTCACCATCATCGAGCAGCCCAAAATAATCGTCCGACACAAAAGACAATGACGGATTTACCGAATTCTCAGACTGCCAGGTCGGGATATAATCCGGATTTTCATCTGGCACGTCATGAATATTATCGTAGGTCCCTTTTCCGAAAAGCAATACATACTTCAACGAATTACCCGAATTTTTACGGTAACACATTCGAATAAAATTCCGGATAGCTGTTACATCTTTTATGCCCATTGAGAATTCATTGTAAATCTTTTCTACCGGAACAACCGAAACATTCAACCCGTCTTTTTGCCGGTGAAAGTTGGCTAACTCATTAGCTTGCGCCAGAAAAATTTCAGGAGTGATGATGAGCATTTGTCCTGCATCAATGCCATGTAAATCCTGGTTGGCAATATCTTCAACAAACTCAACGCCCGGATAATTGGCAGAAGGATTAAACGCAATAAATTCATGCAAGCTATCAACTGAAGCGAGAAAATTTAATTTACTTCCGTCCAATGTTGTCTGCATCGCCCTGGGACTCAAAGGCGAGGTTACATCCCAAATCCTTGTTTGGGAATTGGCACCGGAAAGACTGAATCGGGCTGTCCGTCCTGGCTTCACCGAACGACTGTCCCGAAATATGAGTTCATTTCCCGAAAGAATCAAACTTGCCCGGGCCTGCATTCGGATATAATCCAGCCAGGTTTGATCGGTTCCTCCCGCATTTGACTGCAGCACGACATTCAGTTGAGTCCCCGCACCGGAATATGCAAATTGTTTCTCTTGCAGATCAGCGTAGTCGGCACTTTCGTATGTTTGATACGCACTAAATTGAAAATCGGAGAGTATTGTTCCATTAGTCTTGACAGATAGTGAGGAGCCGCTCTTGGTCCTCGCCGCAGCCTCCATTTGAAATGAAACAGGCTCCGAAACAACCCGGTTGGGCACAGAGAAAGCAACACTCTGAGAAGCACTACCGGTTAAAGCCGGACCAAACCACTGCCGCCCCGATTCAATCAGGTTATTCTCTTCCTTTTCCGAAAAATCATGATAATCATATTGTGTAACAATGGCATCAGCTGTTGATCCCGCAATCGCTTCAGTTGGTACTTGAGGGGCTATACTGGAATTTTCCGTTAGGTAAAAGAAGGAATAATCAGGGGCAAACGAGTTCAGCTGATGCTGATACATCCCCGTTGTCTCATCGTACGTCCATTTCACGGTTCCGGGTGCATAAAAGAATAAACAATCGTCTCCCGAGGCATTTTTCCCGGTATAAAAAGGAATCGGAACCAGATCATCCGGAGAGTCCGGCCTGTTCACCCGATCTAACATATATTCCAGGTTTCCGTATATCCGCAAGTTCGCCGGTGTCTGAAACCCCATATCAGTCAAATCGGCATAGGTAATGCAATGCATCCCTTGTCCGGTTACTTTCACCTTTTTCCATGTACCGGAAGCCAATACGGAATGAGTGGCCACTCTACCAACCAAACTGGCTGTCTTCAAGGTCGGAAGGACAGAGTATCTTACATGAAAACGGGAAACATACCGAACGTTTCCTGATTCCCTGACGAAAGGAGACAATCGTAATTGAAGAAATTTCGTCCCTGCTGCAATCACTACTTTACCGGTAAAAGTCAATGTATCGGGGAAGGCATATTCTTCTACCGCTCCCGTATCCGGAAGAGAATTCCACTGGTCAACCACCAGCCCCGCATCAACGTTTACCGAATTAACCGGTATCATTGCCGACCAAAAAGGGATGTCGGGTTGAACATCATCGAATTTAGCACCGGTAAAAACAGGAAGTGCTGAATTATCAGCCTTGTGCCACGTCAATGACACCGTAAGCTGCTCGCCGTAAAGATTACCGCCGAATAGAAAGATTGATATGAAAAAGAATAATTTATACATTGTGGACGAGCAAATACTGATGGTATTATTCCGCTCTCTGAATTCCAAACTGACTGAAAAACAGAAAATCATTGACAATATCAACGTTTTTTTGGAAAATCAAATATTTCGAACAAGACAAATGAACGCAATTTTCTTTAATCGCAATATTTTACAATTATATTT
Encoded proteins:
- the ispF gene encoding 2-C-methyl-D-erythritol 2,4-cyclodiphosphate synthase → MAYRVGLGYDVHRLAEGEELWLGGVRIPHYKGIVAHSDGDVLLHAISDAMLGAARLRDIGFHFPDTSEEFKNADSKMLMAEAYRLVREKGYQIVNIDSTIAAQKPKLMPFITMMEQKIAEVLVIDEERVAVKATTTEGLGPEGREESISVQAVVLLQKQIS
- the porV gene encoding type IX secretion system outer membrane channel protein PorV, which codes for MRKLLVSLIVIAPLLQTAKVFAQETITGQDVKANPITTAVPFLTIAPDSRHGAMGDAGVATSPDVNAQHWNASQYAFMESSFGIGVSYTPWLRDLADDINLAYVAGYYRLDNLQTVSASLRYFSLGSIQLTDVQGQPMGSQNPNEFAFDAGYSRKLSDNWSGAVVLRYIRSDLSGGVGDETYSPGNAFATDVSFYYHSAWKDSRQRREISAGIDISNVGSKISYDQGETKEFLPANLRLGTAFSMDLDEYNSLTLTADVNKLLVPTPADTISATGSGNGTIVVTPGYGSDKSVISAVFSSFGDAPGGFKEELQEVMVSLGVEYWYNKQFALRAGYFYENQNKGNRKYFTAGAGLKMNVFALDFSYLLPVERNNPLQNTLRFTLSFDLDAFQKNRR
- the porU gene encoding type IX secretion system sortase PorU, producing MIFCFSVSLEFRERNNTISICSSTMYKLFFFISIFLFGGNLYGEQLTVSLTWHKADNSALPVFTGAKFDDVQPDIPFWSAMIPVNSVNVDAGLVVDQWNSLPDTGAVEEYAFPDTLTFTGKVVIAAGTKFLQLRLSPFVRESGNVRYVSRFHVRYSVLPTLKTASLVGRVATHSVLASGTWKKVKVTGQGMHCITYADLTDMGFQTPANLRIYGNLEYMLDRVNRPDSPDDLVPIPFYTGKNASGDDCLFFYAPGTVKWTYDETTGMYQHQLNSFAPDYSFFYLTENSSIAPQVPTEAIAGSTADAIVTQYDYHDFSEKEENNLIESGRQWFGPALTGSASQSVAFSVPNRVVSEPVSFQMEAAARTKSGSSLSVKTNGTILSDFQFSAYQTYESADYADLQEKQFAYSGAGTQLNVVLQSNAGGTDQTWLDYIRMQARASLILSGNELIFRDSRSVKPGRTARFSLSGANSQTRIWDVTSPLSPRAMQTTLDGSKLNFLASVDSLHEFIAFNPSANYPGVEFVEDIANQDLHGIDAGQMLIITPEIFLAQANELANFHRQKDGLNVSVVPVEKIYNEFSMGIKDVTAIRNFIRMCYRKNSGNSLKYVLLFGKGTYDNIHDVPDENPDYIPTWQSENSVNPSLSFVSDDYFGLLDDGEGEYNGAVDVGVGRIPCLSQAEAASAVEKIIHYASGASLGEWRNVLCFIADDEDGNLHMRDAERLADQVNSNYPSFYTDKIYFDAYPQETTPDERYPEVTTAINDRIKRGVLIMNYTGHANEEGLAHEKVLMKPDIDAWTNYDKLPVFVTATCEFSRWDYTNKQSAGEHVLFNPNGGGVALFSTTRLVYSSANYQINKSFFNHVFEQDQNGENLRMGDVIRLSKIDNGGTINSRKFALLGDPALRLTYPQYHVATLKINGQQADTLRDTIHALDVIKVSGQVQDIKADKLTNFNGDLYPIVYDKQTTEQTLGNAGQAPFDYVVQNNVLYKGKVSVTNGVFSFSFVVPKDINYRVDKGTIRYYATDGKVDGQGYYNQFDIGGASSGSTNDVTGPDIQIYLDNEKFRSGDETGKNPLLLLSLADETGVNTSGTGIGHDLTATLDGNEQNLIVFNDLFQADLNSYNSGTVNYQFNNLSDGIHTLKIKAWDVLNNSSEKEVVFNVNTGLKISRVYNYPNPVTDETHFVFEHNQYGELFDVTISIYDLQGRLADRMDKSVLSDGLSSNPVTWNPASRGIYLPKGIYVYRITATSSEGFSASGSGQMLILY